CCGCCTTGCCGATCTCGCGGTTGCTGAGCAGCCCTCGGCGCAGGCTGGCGGCGTCTTCCCCGTGGGCGACGGCGTTGACGGCCACACTGGCGAACGAGGCAAGTACCGCCGCCCGCCCGGCGGATTCGGTGTCGAAGCGATTGGGGGCATCGGCGAACAGGTTGAGCGCGGCGGCTTTGCGTTTGTCGATTTGCAGCCGGAAGCCCATGGCGCCGCGCACCGGCGTATCGGCGACCAGCGCGGCCGCGAACTTGGGCCACTGGCTGGGCGTGGTCAGGTCTGTTTCGATCTGCGGGGTTTCTTCCTCGATCGCGTCGATGCACGGGCCGTCGCCGGCGCGCCGTTCGATTTCGTCGATGCGCTGTGCCAGCCGGTCGCTGGCGCCGACGGTGACGTAGCGGTCGTTGGTCTTCACCAGCATGCTGGCGTGGTCGCAGCCGGGAACGATCAACGTCGCCGCGACGCAGATGGCGGCGTAGATCTCGGACGGATTCGCCCCTTGATAGATGATCTCGGCCAGGGCGGAAAAGACGGTGGCCGGATCGGCCATCGTCCCGCCCGGTGTCGAGCCCTGGGAGCTGCGCTTCGGTGTGCCCGCCACGTCCCTCCCTCACTTCAGCTGCCGGGACCGGCGCCCCGACGTGCTGGCCGTAGATTACCGGCCACGGTTATGTGCTCAAGCTCCGACAGCACGTTCCAACTCTTTCAGCGATGTCTCGAGGTGGCCCAGCATGCGCTGCAGATGTGGCACGCTGCGTCTGCAGCCGACGAGCCCGAAGTCCAGATTAGCGGCGTTGTTGGTGACCGTGATGTTCATGGCCTGACCGTCGAGCGCGATGGACAACGGATAATTCCCGACCAGCTGGGCGCCCCGCCAGTACAGTGGGTCGGCGGCGCCGGGCACATTCGAAACGACGATGTTGAACGGCGGCGGAGCGGTAGCAACGAAGCCGGGAATCAGCCCTAAGACCAGACCGCCGGTGAGAAAAACCGACAGCGCCAGCTGCTGGACGCGGGGCAGCTGGCTGAACACTTCCTTGTTGTCGCGCATCGACTGGTTGATGGCGTATAGACGGACCGCCGGGTCCTCGATATGGGTGC
The nucleotide sequence above comes from Mycobacterium pseudokansasii. Encoded proteins:
- a CDS encoding GAF and ANTAR domain-containing protein: MADPATVFSALAEIIYQGANPSEIYAAICVAATLIVPGCDHASMLVKTNDRYVTVGASDRLAQRIDEIERRAGDGPCIDAIEEETPQIETDLTTPSQWPKFAAALVADTPVRGAMGFRLQIDKRKAAALNLFADAPNRFDTESAGRAAVLASFASVAVNAVAHGEDAASLRRGLLSNREIGKAVGMLMLLHDMTEDHAFDVLRRHSQSLNIKLADVARKVIENRGQLPPQDQ